Proteins encoded within one genomic window of Haematospirillum jordaniae:
- a CDS encoding OmpH family outer membrane protein, which produces MYLRYVARVCISCLVLLLQISLAHAGREEYAFGVLDQQKIMAESSAARMVFADRDRYQEVYQGETAKQEKKLRAEDESLLKLRATLSQEELARRQQAFQGRVTRFQKQIQAKRAALEHSFAKAMAEVQSALIKIVHGVAQEKGMSVIFYRSQVFLFDPRVDITDEVLERLNRDLPHLSMLDPSLLADPDETGGVLEGER; this is translated from the coding sequence ATGTATTTGCGGTACGTTGCTAGGGTTTGTATTTCCTGCCTTGTCTTGCTGCTTCAGATCTCTTTGGCGCATGCAGGGAGAGAGGAGTATGCTTTCGGTGTTCTAGATCAGCAAAAGATCATGGCTGAGTCCTCGGCGGCTCGTATGGTTTTTGCTGACCGGGACAGGTACCAAGAGGTTTACCAAGGCGAAACTGCAAAGCAGGAGAAGAAGCTGAGGGCTGAGGATGAGTCTCTCTTGAAACTTCGTGCTACGCTTTCTCAGGAGGAGCTTGCCCGCCGTCAACAGGCATTCCAAGGGCGGGTGACGCGTTTCCAGAAGCAGATTCAAGCCAAGCGCGCTGCCTTGGAGCATTCATTTGCAAAGGCTATGGCTGAGGTGCAGTCTGCCTTGATAAAGATTGTGCATGGCGTGGCGCAGGAAAAGGGCATGAGCGTCATTTTTTACCGGTCCCAAGTTTTTCTTTTCGACCCCCGGGTTGATATCACAGATGAAGTTCTGGAGCGTCTGAACAGAGATCTTCCCCATCTTTCCATGTTGGATCCGTCATTGTTGGCGGATCCAGATGAAACGGGTGGAGTTCTGGAAGGAGAGAGGTAA
- the lpxD gene encoding UDP-3-O-(3-hydroxymyristoyl)glucosamine N-acyltransferase: MADPRFFNKAGPFRLVDLAAAADAAIPDQGKDLVIHDVAPLSTAGAGHLSFLDNRAYLPQFRSTKAAACVVHPSHRDAAPPGVALLFSDDPYRAYARIAALFYPGSHLGPSIHPSAVLDSSASLGDGVVIEAGAVVGARVSIGAGTVVGPNAVIGTGVVLGRGCVVGANASVTHTVAGDKVIIYPGCRIGQDGFGFAMGAAGHLKVPQLGRVVIGDDVEIGANATIDRGSGPDTVIGSGCRIDNLVQIAHNVEVGAGSVIVSQVGISGSTKLGKGVVIGGQGGIAGHLVIGDGAQIAAQSGVMRDVDARAVVMGYPAKPIKEFWREVAALGKLISRRSS, encoded by the coding sequence TTGGCTGACCCACGTTTCTTCAACAAGGCTGGTCCTTTTCGTCTGGTTGATCTTGCTGCGGCCGCAGATGCAGCGATCCCTGACCAAGGCAAGGATCTGGTGATACATGACGTTGCCCCTCTGTCAACGGCCGGGGCTGGTCATCTTTCTTTTTTGGATAACCGGGCTTATTTGCCTCAGTTTCGCTCTACCAAGGCGGCTGCTTGCGTTGTACATCCATCGCACCGTGATGCGGCGCCTCCGGGTGTTGCCTTGTTGTTCAGCGATGATCCGTATCGAGCTTACGCTAGGATAGCTGCACTTTTCTACCCTGGTTCGCACCTAGGGCCGAGTATCCACCCGTCAGCTGTCCTTGATTCTTCGGCCAGCCTCGGCGACGGAGTTGTTATTGAGGCCGGCGCTGTTGTTGGTGCTCGTGTTTCTATTGGAGCCGGGACAGTCGTCGGGCCCAATGCTGTTATTGGTACTGGGGTTGTTCTGGGCAGGGGATGTGTGGTTGGTGCCAATGCGTCCGTTACGCACACGGTTGCAGGGGACAAGGTTATTATATATCCAGGCTGCCGTATTGGTCAGGATGGTTTTGGCTTTGCCATGGGTGCTGCTGGGCATTTGAAGGTTCCCCAGCTGGGTCGTGTTGTTATTGGGGACGATGTGGAAATTGGTGCGAATGCAACAATTGACCGTGGCTCTGGCCCAGATACGGTTATTGGATCTGGTTGCCGGATTGATAATCTTGTCCAGATTGCCCATAACGTTGAGGTAGGGGCTGGTTCTGTCATCGTTTCCCAGGTTGGGATATCGGGCAGCACAAAGCTTGGAAAAGGTGTTGTTATTGGTGGTCAGGGTGGTATTGCCGGTCATCTTGTGATTGGTGATGGTGCCCAGATTGCGGCGCAGTCTGGCGTGATGCGTGATGTTGATGCGCGCGCGGTGGTGATGGGATATCCCGCCAAGCCGATTAAGGAGTTCTGGCGCGAGGTTGCTGCCTTGGGCAAGCTGATTTCCCGTCGGTCCTCCTAG
- the fabZ gene encoding 3-hydroxyacyl-ACP dehydratase FabZ: protein MTNNLAKEMPSSSVDFERIDVERIMEMIPHRYPMLMVDCLENVCLGLSAVGVKNVSVNEPFFQGHFPGRPVMPGVLIVEAMAQTSAVLVVATLGEAAEGKLVYFMSVESAKFRRPVVPGDRLELHVFKEHARKNVWKFRAEGRVGNTVVAEATYAAMIMDS, encoded by the coding sequence ATGACAAATAATTTAGCCAAAGAGATGCCATCGTCGTCCGTTGATTTTGAGCGGATCGATGTGGAACGGATTATGGAGATGATCCCACATCGTTACCCCATGTTGATGGTGGATTGTCTTGAGAATGTATGTCTTGGGCTTTCTGCTGTTGGTGTAAAGAATGTCTCTGTTAACGAACCGTTCTTTCAAGGGCATTTTCCCGGGCGTCCCGTTATGCCCGGTGTGCTGATTGTTGAAGCCATGGCCCAGACATCGGCTGTTCTTGTTGTTGCTACTTTGGGCGAGGCCGCAGAGGGCAAGCTGGTGTACTTCATGAGTGTGGAGAGCGCAAAGTTCCGCCGACCTGTTGTTCCCGGTGATCGTCTGGAGCTACATGTCTTTAAGGAGCATGCCCGCAAGAATGTGTGGAAGTTCCGGGCAGAGGGACGTGTGGGCAATACCGTTGTTGCCGAGGCAACATATGCGGCCATGATCATGGATAGTTGA
- the lpxA gene encoding acyl-ACP--UDP-N-acetylglucosamine O-acyltransferase — MPLIHPTAIIDPAARLAEGVSVGAFSVIGPDVELGEDVTVSSHVVIDGRTCIGSGTRIFPFASIGLAPQDLKYKGEPSRLEIGRDCLIREHVTVNIGTEGGGMLTSVGDQVMLAVGCHVAHDCRIGRGVLVMNHVLLGGHVEIDDFAVIGGGAAVHQFVRIGCHAMVGGLSGVEGDIIPYGTVMGNRARLEGLNLVGLKRRGFGRADIHSLRSAFKILFQAGDSASVLSERIEDVRSRWPDCEPVQAVVRFLDTDSSRSFCRPMDNG; from the coding sequence ATGCCCTTGATACACCCCACCGCAATCATTGATCCAGCTGCCCGCCTGGCAGAAGGCGTTTCTGTTGGAGCGTTCTCTGTTATAGGTCCCGATGTTGAACTGGGGGAGGATGTTACTGTCTCCTCGCATGTTGTTATTGATGGCAGAACCTGCATTGGGTCCGGTACCCGTATTTTTCCCTTTGCCTCAATAGGGCTGGCTCCCCAGGATCTCAAGTACAAGGGCGAACCATCCCGGCTTGAGATTGGGCGCGACTGCCTTATTCGTGAACATGTAACCGTGAACATTGGTACAGAAGGCGGGGGAATGCTGACTTCTGTTGGTGATCAGGTCATGTTGGCCGTGGGATGCCACGTGGCTCACGATTGCCGGATTGGTCGTGGTGTTCTGGTTATGAATCATGTTCTGTTGGGTGGGCATGTCGAGATTGATGATTTTGCCGTTATTGGTGGTGGCGCTGCCGTTCATCAGTTTGTCCGCATAGGGTGCCATGCCATGGTTGGTGGGTTATCAGGTGTGGAAGGTGATATTATTCCCTATGGTACGGTCATGGGGAATCGTGCCCGTTTGGAAGGCCTGAATCTTGTCGGTCTCAAGCGTCGGGGTTTTGGGCGAGCTGACATTCATAGCCTGAGAAGCGCATTCAAGATACTGTTCCAAGCTGGTGATAGCGCATCAGTCTTGTCTGAACGCATAGAAGATGTTCGGTCCCGTTGGCCTGACTGCGAGCCTGTTCAAGCCGTTGTCCGCTTCTTGGATACAGATTCCTCCCGGTCGTTTTGTCGGCCGATGGACAATGGGTGA
- a CDS encoding LpxI family protein produces the protein MGEHTVVLGIVAGSGDLPAQAADACRQGGRPYFVLALKGYAEPSWVGAHPHVWVRLGAAAEGFAALKKAGVTDVVMIGAVRRPGFLDLCPDWRAARLFARIGLRALGDDGLLRAVIAEFEAEGFRVIGIDDVLRDVVMPRGVLGRHAPDNQARQDIIRGAEVARSLGLLDVGQGVVVQQGIVLAVEAVEGTDAMLSRCLDLRRDGNGGVLVKMRKPAQEQRTDLPTIGPETVRAAFAAGLRGVAIQSGAGLFVHRSEAVSEADRLGLFVVGVDEAGHVPA, from the coding sequence ATGGGTGAGCATACCGTGGTTCTGGGGATTGTAGCAGGAAGCGGCGATCTTCCTGCCCAAGCGGCTGATGCGTGCCGTCAGGGTGGTCGTCCTTATTTCGTGCTGGCTCTTAAGGGTTATGCCGAGCCATCTTGGGTTGGCGCCCATCCCCATGTGTGGGTTCGCTTGGGGGCCGCCGCAGAGGGTTTTGCGGCACTAAAAAAGGCTGGCGTTACAGATGTTGTGATGATTGGTGCCGTTCGTCGTCCGGGATTCCTGGACTTGTGTCCGGATTGGCGTGCTGCCCGGCTTTTTGCCCGGATTGGTCTGCGGGCACTGGGCGACGATGGTTTGCTTCGGGCTGTGATTGCCGAGTTTGAGGCAGAGGGATTCAGGGTTATCGGCATTGATGATGTGTTGCGTGATGTTGTGATGCCTCGCGGGGTTCTGGGTCGTCATGCTCCGGATAACCAAGCTCGGCAGGATATCATAAGGGGAGCCGAGGTAGCACGGAGTCTTGGTCTTCTTGATGTCGGACAGGGTGTCGTGGTTCAGCAAGGCATTGTGTTGGCCGTCGAGGCGGTCGAAGGGACAGATGCAATGCTGTCCCGTTGCTTGGATTTGCGCAGGGATGGGAATGGAGGCGTTCTTGTCAAAATGCGTAAACCCGCCCAGGAACAGCGTACAGATCTCCCTACAATTGGCCCGGAAACTGTGCGGGCTGCTTTTGCGGCCGGTTTGCGCGGTGTGGCTATTCAGAGCGGAGCAGGCCTGTTTGTTCATCGTAGTGAAGCTGTTTCTGAAGCAGATCGGCTGGGATTATTTGTTGTTGGGGTTGATGAAGCAGGGCACGTGCCGGCATGA
- the lpxB gene encoding lipid-A-disaccharide synthase, protein MTSDIPLFFIVTGEPSGDVLGARLMAALKRATGGRIRFMGVGGESMAAEGLESLLDQSELAVMGLVEVIPRIPRVLAIIRSLTDRIVQESPVALITVDSWGFTGRLQRSVAKASPSVRRIHYVAPMVWAWKETRAKTVARTVQALLCLLPNEPSWFRPYGLECCHVGHPVVGSGADRGDGALFRAQHNIAPDSPVLCVLPGSRHSETSRLLPVLKDVVTSLVAKSPDLVVVVPTVATVSAMVAETVKGWPARVVLVRGEQDRYAAFAASTAAVAASGTVTLELAMANVPHCIIYRVAPLTAWIFRRLTRLRFVNLINIVRDCEIVPELLQEKCVSERIAPVVQALLYDPSQREAQRLEFAQSLRYLAGGDGDPADRAAAAVLEFSGVGNPVP, encoded by the coding sequence ATGACATCTGATATTCCCCTGTTCTTTATTGTCACCGGCGAACCTTCGGGCGATGTTCTGGGGGCGCGCCTGATGGCTGCGCTAAAGCGGGCGACGGGGGGACGTATCCGTTTCATGGGAGTTGGCGGTGAAAGTATGGCCGCCGAGGGCCTAGAGAGTCTACTTGATCAGTCTGAGCTGGCTGTTATGGGGCTGGTCGAGGTTATTCCCCGTATTCCACGTGTTCTTGCTATCATTCGTAGTCTTACAGATCGCATTGTGCAGGAATCACCTGTTGCGTTGATCACGGTTGATTCATGGGGGTTTACGGGCCGTTTGCAGCGTTCGGTTGCTAAGGCATCTCCATCTGTGCGGCGTATTCATTATGTTGCTCCCATGGTATGGGCGTGGAAAGAAACCCGTGCAAAAACAGTTGCTCGCACGGTACAAGCGCTTTTGTGTCTTCTTCCCAACGAGCCTTCTTGGTTCCGCCCTTATGGCTTGGAGTGTTGTCACGTTGGGCATCCTGTCGTTGGAAGCGGGGCTGACAGGGGAGATGGGGCGCTTTTCCGCGCACAGCACAATATAGCCCCTGATAGTCCCGTTCTTTGTGTTCTTCCTGGCAGCCGCCATAGCGAAACGTCGCGTCTGTTGCCTGTTTTGAAGGATGTTGTAACGTCCTTGGTGGCCAAAAGCCCCGATCTGGTTGTTGTTGTACCAACGGTAGCAACCGTTTCAGCAATGGTTGCAGAAACTGTAAAGGGTTGGCCGGCCAGAGTTGTGCTTGTCCGGGGGGAGCAGGATCGCTATGCCGCATTTGCCGCTTCAACAGCGGCTGTTGCTGCCTCGGGTACGGTTACACTGGAGCTGGCAATGGCCAACGTTCCGCATTGCATTATCTATCGCGTTGCTCCTCTGACAGCGTGGATCTTCCGGCGCCTGACCAGGCTTCGCTTTGTGAATTTGATCAATATTGTACGTGATTGTGAGATTGTGCCCGAACTTCTGCAGGAGAAGTGTGTGTCAGAGCGTATTGCGCCTGTTGTTCAGGCTCTTTTGTATGATCCGTCGCAAAGAGAAGCGCAGCGCCTTGAATTTGCCCAATCCTTGCGCTACTTGGCCGGTGGAGATGGTGATCCTGCGGACCGTGCTGCTGCCGCCGTCCTAGAATTTTCCGGGGTTGGGAATCCTGTTCCGTAG
- the gloA gene encoding lactoylglutathione lyase, translated as MIRVLNLEASVDFYTRHLGMQMLRRRDYPEGRFTLVFVGYGEENDHTVLELTHNWDQAAPYEIGTGFGHLALGVQDIYATCESLRAEGVRITREPGPMKHGKTLIAFIEDPDGYKIELIQKA; from the coding sequence ATGATCCGTGTCCTGAATCTGGAAGCGTCGGTTGATTTTTATACTCGCCACCTTGGTATGCAGATGTTGCGTCGCCGTGATTATCCTGAAGGACGCTTTACGCTGGTGTTTGTGGGCTATGGCGAAGAAAATGACCATACGGTCCTAGAGTTAACCCATAATTGGGATCAAGCTGCCCCGTATGAGATTGGGACGGGGTTTGGCCACCTTGCCTTGGGTGTCCAAGATATTTATGCAACTTGCGAGTCTCTGAGGGCCGAGGGTGTGCGTATCACGCGTGAACCAGGCCCCATGAAGCACGGCAAGACGTTGATCGCATTCATTGAAGATCCTGATGGGTATAAAATAGAGTTGATTCAGAAGGCATAG
- a CDS encoding efflux RND transporter periplasmic adaptor subunit — translation MNLFKLESVARKPVLITIGVGLVLALVIGLGLFREVAIARFLANLPEPEHAVAVIVAAEDHWEQTIPAIGTLEAEQGVLVSSAVGGLVKAIRVSSGASVKADDTLVELDADVERANLRSAEAKVTLQRLTVQRLRSLRKVDAASQANLDEAEANLNSVTANAESLRATIERKVIRAPFDGDLGLVRPDLGQYVQPGDALVNLQNLSAMRLNAGVEQDILPLLKIGQAVHASVVAYPGQVFEGILSAMEPSVDGSGLVRIQASFSNIDRKLRPGMFARIEISRGQSEAVVTLPVTAVTYSLYGETVYKVEDDGSGVLRSVPTVVRIGERRDGRVRILEGIKAGDRVVAVGGFKLSRGARIKIVDDGRLSSPPVLGLD, via the coding sequence ATGAATTTGTTTAAGCTGGAATCGGTTGCGCGCAAGCCTGTCTTGATCACGATTGGGGTAGGTTTGGTCTTGGCGTTGGTTATAGGGCTTGGCCTTTTTCGGGAGGTGGCGATTGCCAGATTTCTGGCAAACCTACCGGAACCGGAACATGCCGTGGCTGTAATCGTTGCCGCTGAAGACCATTGGGAGCAAACCATTCCGGCCATTGGTACCTTGGAGGCAGAGCAGGGTGTTCTGGTTTCCAGTGCGGTTGGCGGGCTTGTGAAGGCTATCCGGGTGTCTTCAGGGGCGTCAGTCAAGGCCGATGATACCTTGGTTGAGCTGGATGCAGACGTTGAGAGAGCCAATCTGCGATCGGCAGAAGCCAAGGTTACGCTACAGCGGCTTACTGTTCAGCGTTTGCGTAGTCTGCGTAAAGTGGATGCAGCCTCTCAAGCCAATCTTGATGAGGCGGAGGCCAATCTCAATTCCGTTACGGCAAATGCTGAGTCCCTGCGAGCCACAATTGAGCGCAAGGTTATACGTGCCCCCTTTGATGGCGATCTCGGGCTTGTGCGTCCAGATCTTGGGCAGTATGTCCAGCCCGGTGATGCCCTTGTAAATCTACAGAATCTTTCAGCAATGCGTCTGAATGCAGGTGTGGAACAAGATATTCTGCCCTTGTTGAAGATTGGTCAGGCCGTGCATGCATCAGTTGTCGCTTATCCAGGTCAAGTATTTGAGGGAATACTCAGCGCCATGGAGCCATCTGTTGATGGAAGTGGCTTGGTTCGCATACAGGCAAGTTTTTCCAATATTGACAGGAAGCTGCGCCCGGGCATGTTTGCAAGAATTGAGATATCCCGTGGTCAGAGCGAGGCAGTGGTTACGTTGCCGGTTACAGCCGTGACGTACTCTCTGTACGGAGAAACAGTCTATAAAGTTGAAGATGATGGAAGCGGGGTTCTTCGCTCTGTTCCAACCGTTGTGCGTATAGGGGAGCGTCGTGACGGCCGCGTCCGGATTCTGGAAGGGATCAAGGCCGGTGACCGTGTTGTTGCCGTCGGTGGGTTCAAACTTTCTCGTGGGGCGCGGATCAAGATTGTTGATGATGGCCGGCTGTCATCTCCGCCCGTTCTGGGCTTGGACTGA
- a CDS encoding efflux RND transporter permease subunit, with protein sequence MRFTDIFLRRPVLSIVVSFIILLLGIRSLDSMQVRQYPELSNTVIEVTTAYPGADARLMQGFIGDPIQAALARVDGVDYITSSSYAGSSLVTAYIRLNHDPNAAMTEAMAQVSAARSELPSEAEEPVVRKKAGSGVSSLYMAFSSTVLNRAQITDYVSRVVRPQLSIIPGVASVTLLGAQKISVRIWLNPQLMALNQLTAEQIYDVLKRNNLQVAAGSLRGYTDSMTIRAETSVSDVNAVENLVIKTTENGVVRLADLAKVTIGPEQSDVTVLSNGQKALFVSIDATPDANPLTVVRDVRAALPRIRENLPASIHLDVNYDSTIFIQESIREVLKTLIEAVIIVICVIFVFMGSPRSVVIPIVTIPLSLIGVCTLMLAMGFSINLMTLLAFVLAIGLVVDDAIVVVENVHRHIEEGKSPFHAAIVGAREIAVPVISMTITLAAVYAPMAFLGGLTGALFKEFALTLAGSVLVSGVIALTLSPMMCAHLLKAHDDSRIAQLIDAWFSRLSARYEHLLSESIRHWRYVLIVATVVLLSLPLLFKLASSELAPPEDQGIALVELTGPTDANPEYMDVYAEQVGGIFDSVREKDTYFFIVGAEAVSDGFAGVILKPWGERQRSEKQVVEEVGRNLKQVVGLRGSAFSLPPLPGFGGMPVQFVISTTADYDSLMGVLQEFGDAARKSGYFIFHKFDLQYDRPEVKVTVDRDRAGLYGVSMQDIGMALGGVYGGNHVNRIDIEGKAYKVIPKSERQFRLDPAAIGTVYVRGTSEQLIPLSSLVRTEIVTEPNVLRQFNQLNSATFQAVPMPGVAMGDIVHFLRDTAQRLLPTGYTFDYAGPTRQFVTEGSALMLTFAFALVIIYLVLAAQYESFRDPLVIMVTVPLAMVGAMAPLAIGLVSLNIYTQVGLITLIGLITKHGILICEVAREEQIYGGKDRTEAVAHAASLRLRPILMTTAAMVAGAFPLTLASGAGAGSRHSIGVVIVSGLLIGTLFTLFVLPVVYSFLGDDHREKHKHASERDRAAGLEAAVPSNDS encoded by the coding sequence ATGCGGTTCACCGATATTTTTCTTCGCAGGCCTGTTTTATCAATCGTCGTCAGCTTCATCATTCTTCTTCTTGGTATTCGTTCCCTGGACAGTATGCAGGTACGGCAATATCCGGAGTTGTCCAACACGGTTATCGAGGTCACAACAGCATACCCGGGTGCAGATGCGCGTCTGATGCAAGGTTTCATCGGTGATCCCATTCAGGCGGCCCTAGCTCGTGTTGATGGTGTTGATTATATCACATCAAGCAGTTATGCCGGTTCTAGCCTTGTAACAGCGTATATCCGCCTGAATCATGACCCGAATGCGGCTATGACCGAAGCCATGGCCCAAGTCTCGGCAGCGCGTTCTGAGCTTCCTTCTGAAGCGGAGGAGCCCGTTGTCAGGAAGAAGGCAGGCTCCGGTGTGTCCAGCCTGTATATGGCATTTTCTAGCACGGTCCTGAATCGGGCCCAGATTACCGATTATGTCAGCCGTGTTGTCAGGCCTCAGTTGTCTATTATTCCTGGCGTCGCATCGGTTACCTTGCTGGGGGCCCAGAAGATATCGGTCCGGATTTGGTTGAATCCTCAGCTGATGGCGCTGAACCAACTGACGGCCGAGCAAATTTATGATGTTTTGAAGCGCAATAACCTGCAGGTCGCGGCCGGTTCCCTGCGTGGATATACAGATTCGATGACCATCCGCGCCGAAACCAGTGTCAGCGACGTGAATGCTGTCGAAAACCTGGTTATCAAAACAACAGAGAATGGCGTTGTGCGTCTGGCAGACCTTGCCAAGGTTACGATTGGCCCGGAACAGTCAGACGTGACGGTTCTGTCCAATGGCCAAAAAGCGCTGTTTGTATCAATTGATGCCACGCCGGACGCCAATCCGTTGACCGTTGTCCGGGATGTCCGTGCGGCCTTGCCGCGTATACGGGAGAATCTTCCCGCCTCGATTCACCTTGATGTAAATTACGATTCAACAATTTTTATACAAGAGTCCATTCGAGAGGTTCTGAAAACCCTGATTGAGGCTGTGATCATTGTCATCTGTGTTATCTTTGTGTTTATGGGATCTCCGCGCTCGGTTGTCATACCGATTGTGACCATTCCACTGTCTCTGATCGGTGTCTGTACGCTGATGTTGGCAATGGGCTTTTCCATCAACCTGATGACCCTTCTGGCATTTGTTCTGGCTATTGGGCTGGTTGTGGATGACGCCATTGTTGTGGTGGAGAACGTGCATCGGCACATAGAAGAGGGCAAGTCGCCCTTTCATGCTGCCATTGTCGGTGCCCGTGAGATTGCGGTGCCCGTTATTTCCATGACGATTACGCTGGCAGCGGTTTACGCGCCAATGGCATTTCTGGGGGGATTGACGGGTGCGCTGTTCAAGGAGTTCGCGTTGACATTGGCAGGGTCTGTCCTGGTGTCCGGTGTTATTGCGCTGACATTGTCGCCAATGATGTGCGCTCATTTGCTGAAGGCCCATGATGACAGCCGGATTGCACAGCTGATTGATGCTTGGTTTTCCCGTCTTTCAGCGCGTTATGAGCACTTGCTGTCTGAGTCTATCCGTCATTGGCGTTATGTCTTGATTGTGGCGACGGTTGTTCTTCTCAGCCTTCCTCTTTTGTTTAAGCTGGCAAGTTCGGAGCTTGCCCCGCCTGAGGATCAGGGTATTGCCTTGGTCGAGCTGACGGGCCCTACGGATGCCAATCCGGAGTATATGGATGTCTATGCTGAACAAGTTGGTGGGATTTTTGATTCTGTTCGCGAGAAAGATACCTATTTCTTCATTGTTGGTGCGGAGGCTGTGTCCGATGGTTTTGCTGGCGTTATACTCAAGCCTTGGGGTGAGCGTCAGCGTTCCGAGAAGCAGGTTGTTGAGGAGGTTGGCCGGAATCTGAAGCAGGTTGTTGGCTTGAGAGGATCTGCATTTTCCTTGCCACCTTTGCCCGGGTTTGGGGGAATGCCGGTGCAGTTTGTCATATCGACCACGGCAGACTACGATTCACTGATGGGTGTGTTGCAGGAGTTCGGCGATGCAGCCCGGAAAAGTGGTTATTTCATCTTCCATAAATTTGATCTGCAGTACGACAGGCCAGAGGTCAAGGTAACGGTGGATCGTGATCGGGCGGGGCTCTATGGCGTATCTATGCAGGATATTGGTATGGCCTTGGGCGGTGTTTATGGTGGTAACCATGTCAACCGCATCGATATAGAGGGCAAGGCCTATAAAGTCATTCCCAAGTCAGAGCGACAGTTCCGCTTAGATCCTGCTGCGATTGGAACAGTGTACGTACGTGGTACATCTGAGCAGCTGATCCCGCTATCCAGCCTTGTGCGTACAGAGATCGTGACGGAGCCCAATGTGCTCAGGCAGTTCAATCAGTTGAATTCTGCCACTTTCCAAGCCGTGCCCATGCCCGGTGTGGCGATGGGTGATATTGTCCACTTTCTTCGTGATACAGCCCAGCGCCTGTTACCTACCGGTTATACTTTTGACTATGCGGGCCCGACGCGCCAGTTTGTGACCGAGGGTAGCGCTCTTATGCTGACCTTCGCATTTGCGCTGGTCATTATTTACCTTGTTCTTGCTGCCCAATATGAAAGCTTCCGTGATCCCCTAGTTATCATGGTGACGGTTCCGCTGGCCATGGTTGGGGCTATGGCGCCTTTAGCTATTGGACTGGTCTCACTGAATATTTACACTCAGGTTGGTCTGATTACGCTGATCGGCCTCATTACAAAGCACGGTATTCTTATTTGCGAAGTTGCTCGTGAAGAGCAGATTTATGGGGGAAAAGACCGTACGGAGGCTGTTGCACATGCTGCATCTTTACGATTGCGTCCTATTCTGATGACTACAGCGGCCATGGTTGCAGGCGCTTTTCCTCTGACGCTTGCTTCCGGTGCCGGTGCAGGAAGCCGGCATTCTATTGGTGTTGTGATTGTTTCTGGTCTCTTGATCGGGACTCTCTTTACGCTTTTTGTTCTTCCTGTCGTCTATAGCTTCTTGGGTGATGATCACCGCGAGAAGCATAAGCACGCTTCCGAGAGAGATCGTGCGGCGGGACTTGAAGCAGCTGTTCCTAGCAATGATTCATAG
- a CDS encoding c-type cytochrome encodes MIFRVSVTSLVAGLLFVSGSVMAQDLAAGEKIAKSRCAACHSFDKGGAHKVGPNLFGITTRGPAKATGYAYSTGLTDAAAKGFAWDKTELDTYLTDPSKFLEQKTGDAKVRSKMTFKLPKADERAAVILYLESLK; translated from the coding sequence ATGATATTCCGAGTATCTGTAACCAGCCTTGTAGCTGGTCTTCTTTTTGTGTCCGGGTCAGTCATGGCCCAAGATCTTGCCGCTGGCGAGAAAATCGCCAAAAGCCGCTGTGCAGCCTGCCACAGCTTTGACAAGGGCGGCGCACACAAGGTTGGTCCCAACCTGTTTGGAATAACAACCCGGGGGCCAGCCAAGGCTACGGGCTACGCCTATTCAACAGGCCTGACCGATGCCGCAGCAAAAGGTTTTGCCTGGGACAAGACCGAGCTCGACACCTATCTCACGGATCCTTCCAAATTTCTGGAACAAAAAACCGGGGATGCTAAGGTTCGCTCCAAGATGACCTTCAAGCTGCCCAAGGCCGATGAGCGGGCTGCTGTTATCTTGTATCTGGAAAGCCTCAAGTAA
- the rpsU gene encoding 30S ribosomal protein S21, producing the protein MQVLVRDNNVDQALKALKKKMQREGVFREMKLRRSFEKRSERKAREKAEAIRRTRKLERKRLERDGF; encoded by the coding sequence GTGCAGGTTCTAGTTCGTGACAACAACGTCGATCAGGCTCTCAAGGCTCTGAAGAAAAAGATGCAGCGCGAAGGAGTTTTCCGTGAAATGAAGCTCCGGCGCAGTTTTGAGAAGCGTTCCGAGAGGAAGGCCCGCGAGAAGGCTGAGGCCATCCGCCGTACGCGGAAGCTGGAGCGTAAGCGCCTCGAGCGCGACGGCTTCTAA